AGAGAGGCTGAGTTCGTGTCACCTATATATGTTTGCTGAGTTATAAATACGTTATATTCATTTCGGGCTGCAATATTTGATGTATGTAAAAAGTATGTATGTATCCATGTATAATGGCTTTTGTGTTGTTAGCGTCTATGCAGATATGTTCATGGCGACATCGGTCTATCTTTACAAGTAGTATCCATTGTAATATACTACCCAAAAATCTTTATAGTAAGCACTTTTCCTAGGCATTAAGCACCGATCATCAAACACGCAGCTAAATCAGCGGCTTAAGGCACATACTTGCTGTTACGATAATGCTAAAACTCGGTAAACGATTGCGAACGACGAAGTGAAGGTTGATCATGCTCCAGATTGAGCTACAAATTGTAAACACTGTTTGAAACCTTAACTTGTAAATAAGAGAAACTGACAAAATTTTACGATGATTGAAACCAAGTTCAGGAATACAGTGATGAGGAATTTAAACTAGATGTGGCTTActagaaaacaacaataccAACAAATGAGAAATGGTGCCGTCACTTGTGAGCTGGACAGATGCAGTTGTTGGTTCCTACCTCCGATGCAAGGCAAGGAGGCTGAGATCCATCCTCGTACCAGATCAATCTGTGTTTGACAAGGTCTTTCAGGAAATTATCAAGCTTCTCGATTGTAACACTTGGCATAACCACCACATGAGCTATATCACCTTGGCAAGCAAGCTGCCACCTTCTAACAAACTCTTCATCTTTAGGCCGTTCAAAGACCACAGTGCTGCTAAGCTCATTAAGCATGGCGCTAATCCCAGCTTCACGAAGTCGGTCTTTGAGGTAATGCGCGTTTCTCAAGCATTTCTGAACTTCTTTCTGGAATCCTTTGTAACCTTTCCTGTTTAAGGTGTACCAGAGGAACAAAGGAGCATGCCCGTTACGACTTCCCATGATTGTTGCATCCCTTGAAGCAAGGTACTCAACGTTACTGGAGAGGACTTTGATATGTTCCATTCTTGTTATCTGAACACCACATGGCATTGGACACCCGACAAATTTGTGGCCCGATACACTCACACTCCCTATCGGTTTATTAAACGTCACTTTCGGTGCCTACAGAGGagataaaacaacaaatctcaGAGCAGAACAAAGATTATCATAACGATTTCGCTTAGACTGAAGACTATACACTTACACGTTTGACAAAAGGCATCATAAGTCCAAACAAAGCTCCATCACAATGAATATAGAACCTATCATGTGAGAAACCACACTCTTCAAGAGTTTTGATAACAAGGTCAAGATCATCAACAGCTCCTTTAACCGTCGTTcctaaagaaaacaagatttcaACCATTAGCACCAATCctaacacaacaaacaaagcCAAAGTactaaaacataaaccaaCCTATGTTAACATTAAGAATCGCCGGTTTATCTTTATTAGCCAACAACTTCTTCCTCAAATCATCACAATCAATCTCCCCTGACATAAGCGTATCAACCTTCTCACACTCCATTCGATACATTCGAGCAGCTTTAAACACCGAGTAATGCGATTCACGCGACGCATACAATATCCCATCCGGAAACATCTCCCTCCTACAAACACACATCAAATCAAACACCgttttttttcggtttttcgAATGAATCAAAACACCGATGATTTTCGAAAAACGTACCCGACTAAAATGCCATGAAGGTTGCCTTCAGTACCACAATTGGTAATGTAACCCCAATAAtcatctctctcaatctcccAAAGACGAGCAAACCAATCCAACACACCAACTTCAAAAGGTCTTGAGTGTACACCATAGTTACTTTCAATAAACGGATCTCCAAGATTATTAATCGAAAAATGTTGTAACTGACCAAGCGCACCATAGTCGAAATCCAAGTTATAAGGATAACCTACACCAGATTCCGATTCAGATTCCGATTccgattcaaaaaaaaagatcagaTCAGATCAAATTTTACCTAAATGGTTTTTGGTTCGTTCAACCAAAGTTTTCCGGTAACGAGCAAGAACACTAGCCATATAAGCTTCTTTATCTCCGGTGAATTCATCGTTAACCTCCGGTTCCGTTACAGCGAGTGACGTTGTGTGTATATTCCTACCGAGAaccatctctctttctcctcctcctcctcctttaTCAGCTCCGATTCCATTAGTTACCGGAGGAGGTAACGGTTCGGTGACTACGGCGGTTGGATCGAAGTCGTCAGATAAGATGTCGAGTTTTTCGATTAAGGTGGCCATTGAAAGAGTTTGATCAGATTCCAAAGATCCAACCATTGTTGTTTTAAAGGAATCTGTAGATCTGAGTGATTGGAGGAGAAGCGGTGAAAATGGTGGgacaaagagagagacacaCAGAAAACGAGAGCGACGCTTCGTCGttgatttgatttatataGAAGAGGCAAaatttgattctctttttggtttttgccCTTTCGTAGTCACttgtgtgtgttgttgttgttgttcgtgagatttttatatttttctttttttataataatgttttttaaaggTAGTCATGAgatttgatttatttctttatgtaaataaattaaaaggtTACCAACTTGCCATGAGATTCATacatgattatttttttaattaattactaaaactaaatcgagaagagttttttgtttaacaataattaaaactttggtccaaatttcaaaactagtGATTTGAAATTAATGTACGTTTAGTTTGATTAGATATGAACGTTTAGGATTTTAGTTTAtggtaacaacaaaaaaaaaaaaaaaaaattgaataacgaaaaacattttatatttcttaataaaaattatattaatcgATATAATTACACtatgcaatatttttttatctccaATTTGAAGAGTTTTATGAATCTTTGAGAAAGTTTTAAACTTGAACTTTAGATTTCATTCATTTCCCTTAAGGTTTCATGCGGCTTACATTTTGGTATTTATATAAGAGACATTATAAGCTTCTAAATCATAGGTAACTCTCCAGATTTCTTCATCCTGTAGTCTCTAAGTCATCAAGGGCTGAGAATTGATTAGCAAGCTGTATCTTCTCCTTACAAGCTTTCGTCAcctctgttctgtttcttttgtctttaagCGAGAGTGGAGAAGACCGTTGCACAGTGCACGACGATGTTTCTGTTTTGGCCTTAAGTGTTCTGTGGCCCAATTCATTTGTTTCTGTCGCAGGCCCAACTGATGAAGTTGACAAAATGCTGTCGTTTTGAAGAGGTTGTCTGATACTCCCCCTCAAA
This sequence is a window from Arabidopsis thaliana chromosome 1 sequence. Protein-coding genes within it:
- the EMB1075 gene encoding Pyridoxal phosphate (PLP)-dependent transferases superfamily protein (embryo defective 1075 (emb1075); FUNCTIONS IN: pyridoxal phosphate binding, carboxy-lyase activity, catalytic activity; INVOLVED IN: cellular amino acid metabolic process, embryo development ending in seed dormancy; LOCATED IN: cellular_component unknown; EXPRESSED IN: 25 plant structures; EXPRESSED DURING: 15 growth stages; CONTAINS InterPro DOMAIN/s: Pyridoxal phosphate-dependent transferase, major domain (InterPro:IPR015424), Pyridoxal phosphate-dependent decarboxylase (InterPro:IPR002129), Pyridoxal-phosphate binding site (InterPro:IPR021115), Pyridoxal phosphate-dependent transferase, major region, subdomain 1 (InterPro:IPR015421); BEST Arabidopsis thaliana protein match is: glutamate decarboxylase 2 (TAIR:AT1G65960.1); Has 3259 Blast hits to 3251 proteins in 995 species: Archae - 187; Bacteria - 1878; Metazoa - 518; Fungi - 211; Plants - 249; Viruses - 11; Other Eukaryotes - 205 (source: NCBI BLink).), which gives rise to MVGSLESDQTLSMATLIEKLDILSDDFDPTAVVTEPLPPPVTNGIGADKGGGGGEREMVLGRNIHTTSLAVTEPEVNDEFTGDKEAYMASVLARYRKTLVERTKNHLGYPYNLDFDYGALGQLQHFSINNLGDPFIESNYGVHSRPFEVGVLDWFARLWEIERDDYWGYITNCGTEGNLHGILVGREMFPDGILYASRESHYSVFKAARMYRMECEKVDTLMSGEIDCDDLRKKLLANKDKPAILNVNIGTTVKGAVDDLDLVIKTLEECGFSHDRFYIHCDGALFGLMMPFVKRAPKVTFNKPIGSVSVSGHKFVGCPMPCGVQITRMEHIKVLSSNVEYLASRDATIMGSRNGHAPLFLWYTLNRKGYKGFQKEVQKCLRNAHYLKDRLREAGISAMLNELSSTVVFERPKDEEFVRRWQLACQGDIAHVVVMPSVTIEKLDNFLKDLVKHRLIWYEDGSQPPCLASEVGTNNCICPAHK